A part of Pseudomonas sp. HR96 genomic DNA contains:
- a CDS encoding response regulator transcription factor translates to MRILVVEDNRDIMANIIEYLQLKGCETASALDGLTGLHLAATEHFDVIILDIMLPGIDGNQICRSLRASSKRHVPIIMLTARDELSDRLTGFKAGADDYVVKPFALSELLARIEALSRRINGGGRRVLQLHDLSYDLDTLEIRRAGIKLKLNPTNLKLLAILMQKSPAVVTRRELEDTLWGDDPPDSDSLRSNIHLLRRALDKGFDQPLLHTVHGVGFQLCVKSR, encoded by the coding sequence ATGCGGATCCTGGTTGTAGAAGACAATCGCGACATCATGGCGAATATCATCGAATATTTGCAGCTCAAGGGATGCGAAACCGCAAGTGCACTGGATGGCTTGACGGGGCTGCACCTGGCCGCTACCGAGCACTTCGACGTGATCATTCTCGACATCATGTTGCCCGGCATCGACGGCAACCAGATATGCCGCAGCCTGCGCGCCAGCAGCAAGCGCCACGTGCCGATCATCATGCTCACCGCGCGCGACGAACTGAGCGACCGCCTGACCGGCTTCAAGGCCGGGGCCGACGACTACGTGGTCAAGCCGTTTGCCCTGTCCGAGTTGCTGGCACGCATCGAGGCGCTGTCACGGCGCATCAATGGCGGCGGCCGGCGCGTGTTGCAACTGCATGACCTGAGCTATGACCTGGACACCCTGGAGATCCGCCGCGCCGGAATCAAGCTCAAGCTCAACCCGACCAACCTCAAGCTGCTGGCCATCCTGATGCAGAAGAGCCCGGCGGTGGTAACCCGCCGCGAGCTGGAGGATACGCTGTGGGGCGACGATCCACCCGACAGCGACAGCCTGCGCAGCAACATCCATCTGCTGCGCCGGGCGCTGGACAAGGGTTTCGACCAACCTTTGCTGCACACCGTCCATGGCGTGGGTTTCCAGTTGTGCGTCAAATCGCGCTAG